From one Geoalkalibacter halelectricus genomic stretch:
- the mnmH gene encoding tRNA 2-selenouridine(34) synthase MnmH: MDDFLVDLKEALGLRDSGALFLDARSPREFAEATVPGALNLPVLGDEERARVGLAYKRQGAGAARLLAVDLVAPRIPELVRAALAAQGRANRKIVVFCWRGGERSRALTTFLRLAGLPAVQLRQGHKGFRRQVSDFFAQVRWGRLLVLRGLTGVGKTAFLGRLGAQGHPVIDLEALANHRGSAFGALGLGVQPSQKMFEALLWDALRRIPEDGYCLVEGESRHIGKCQLPPRVYQAMQEQTSLWLNASLDTRVARILRDYPVAAAARELYRAPICALRPRLGTEVVERLLGLLDDEDWSALVRELMVLYYDPLYRHSLPARRLEIDVDDEDGAARHIAAAIAQLLAGGVAPIGVAEVLPA; encoded by the coding sequence ATGGACGATTTTTTGGTTGACCTTAAGGAGGCCCTGGGCCTGCGGGATAGCGGCGCGCTGTTTCTCGACGCGCGCTCGCCCAGGGAATTTGCCGAGGCGACGGTGCCCGGCGCGTTGAATCTGCCGGTGCTCGGCGATGAGGAACGGGCCCGCGTGGGCTTGGCCTACAAGCGCCAGGGTGCCGGGGCGGCACGGCTTCTGGCGGTGGATTTGGTGGCGCCGCGGATTCCGGAACTGGTGCGTGCGGCCCTAGCCGCGCAGGGCCGCGCCAACCGAAAAATCGTGGTGTTCTGCTGGCGCGGCGGCGAGCGCAGTCGCGCCCTGACCACGTTCTTGCGCCTCGCCGGCCTGCCCGCGGTGCAACTGCGGCAGGGCCACAAGGGGTTCCGCCGTCAGGTCAGTGATTTTTTCGCCCAGGTGCGCTGGGGGCGACTGCTGGTGCTGCGGGGCCTGACCGGGGTGGGGAAAACGGCTTTTCTCGGGCGCCTGGGCGCGCAAGGGCATCCCGTCATCGACCTGGAGGCCTTGGCCAATCATCGCGGCAGCGCTTTCGGGGCTTTGGGCCTGGGCGTTCAGCCCAGCCAGAAGATGTTCGAGGCACTGCTGTGGGACGCTCTGCGGCGCATTCCCGAGGACGGCTATTGTCTGGTGGAGGGCGAAAGCCGCCATATCGGCAAGTGCCAGCTTCCACCCCGGGTTTACCAGGCGATGCAGGAACAAACCTCCCTGTGGCTGAATGCCTCCCTGGACACGCGCGTTGCGCGCATTTTGCGCGATTATCCCGTCGCGGCCGCCGCGCGCGAGCTGTATCGTGCCCCTATTTGCGCCTTGCGTCCCCGCTTGGGCACGGAGGTGGTGGAGCGTCTGCTCGGATTGCTTGATGACGAGGATTGGTCCGCCCTGGTGCGCGAGCTGATGGTGCTTTATTACGATCCCCTTTATCGTCACAGCCTGCCGGCGCGACGCCTGGAGATCGACGTCGACGACGAAGATGGGGCGGCACGGCATATTGCCGCGGCCATTGCCCAATTATTGGCTGGCGGGGTTGCTCCCATCGGGGTCGCCGAGGTTTTGCCCGCCTGA
- the nifV gene encoding homocitrate synthase, with protein sequence MAFHSWQNLADQPIVIDDTTLRDGEQTAGVAFTLEEKITIARMLDEIGVGELECGIPAMGAAEQASVRALVDLGLRARLITWNRALVSDIQASLDCGIRAVDISLSVSDIHIAHKLRKDRAWVRDQLKRALDFCARHDLYVSVGGEDSSRADLDFIVELMQIAKERGADRFRFCDTLGILDPFATFEKISYLRRHVDLDLEIHTHNDLGMATANAIAGIKAGARFVNTTVNGLGERAGNAALEEVVMGLKHACGLELGLDTRRFVALSRFVGRASCRPVPEWKAVVGERVFAHESGLHADGVLKNPINYEGFDPGEVGLGRHLVLGKHSGSQALVQRLKDLGVEVSRIEAMALLDRVRSMSERNKRALTDAELLTLARRHAQVA encoded by the coding sequence ATGGCGTTTCATTCGTGGCAAAATCTGGCCGACCAGCCCATCGTGATCGACGACACCACCCTGCGCGACGGCGAGCAAACCGCCGGGGTGGCCTTTACCCTGGAAGAAAAAATCACCATCGCGCGCATGCTCGACGAGATCGGGGTGGGAGAGCTTGAGTGCGGCATTCCGGCCATGGGCGCCGCCGAGCAGGCAAGCGTGCGCGCCCTGGTGGATCTGGGGCTGCGCGCACGCCTGATCACCTGGAACCGGGCCCTGGTCAGCGACATCCAGGCGTCCCTCGATTGCGGCATTCGCGCGGTGGACATCAGCCTGTCGGTGTCCGACATCCATATCGCCCACAAGCTGCGCAAGGATCGCGCCTGGGTCAGGGATCAGCTCAAGCGCGCCCTGGATTTTTGCGCCCGGCACGATCTCTATGTATCGGTGGGCGGCGAGGATTCAAGTCGCGCGGATCTCGATTTTATCGTGGAACTGATGCAGATCGCCAAGGAGCGCGGCGCCGACCGCTTCCGCTTCTGCGACACCCTGGGGATCCTCGATCCCTTCGCCACCTTTGAAAAGATCAGCTATTTGCGGCGCCATGTGGATTTGGACCTGGAGATCCACACCCACAACGACCTGGGCATGGCCACCGCCAATGCCATCGCCGGCATCAAGGCCGGAGCGCGGTTTGTCAACACCACGGTCAACGGCCTGGGCGAGCGCGCCGGCAATGCCGCCCTCGAAGAGGTGGTGATGGGTCTCAAACACGCCTGCGGCCTGGAGTTGGGTCTGGATACGCGCCGCTTCGTTGCGCTGTCGCGCTTCGTCGGGCGCGCCAGCTGTCGGCCGGTGCCGGAATGGAAGGCGGTGGTGGGTGAGCGGGTGTTTGCCCACGAATCGGGCCTGCATGCCGACGGCGTGCTGAAGAATCCCATCAATTACGAAGGCTTTGATCCCGGCGAGGTGGGGTTGGGGCGGCATCTGGTGCTCGGCAAGCATTCGGGCAGCCAGGCCCTGGTGCAGCGCCTCAAGGATTTGGGTGTGGAGGTCAGTCGCATCGAGGCCATGGCGCTGCTCGACCGTGTGCGCAGCATGTCCGAGCGCAACAAGCGCGCCCTGACTGATGCGGAGCTGCTGACCCTGGCGCGGCGCCACGCCCAGGTCGCCTGA
- a CDS encoding ATP-binding protein, producing the protein MPESLNDRQLSELRAELHRLRAENSRLYRQLRHQAPPQRHPLEAFVRGLRGWLFQLCVQPDQSCELLLMRPQFFDAHQQRRPFKTRSIEELLRRIHPEDRAATQAALETSARDLSQISLKHRLLENRGEVRWMHILAQPERGTQGETLWNGIALDISEQKLSERRLNSLWNLARMADADFETLCGLVVAEAQALTDSPYALFGQLDEEARVMTLRAWTPQAYLGPSQDEQPAQISIGQAGLWARPISSGKALIVNDFDSLEAGRSSLPDGHVAIRRLLSVPTLHQGRVVAITAVANKLSPYTEEDARQIEAFVAHVINTLEKRRAEQSLRKNEKLLNAAQRISRMGGWELDGATHQVTWTAEVGRIFELPPGVVPDLSGAIGHYHPEEQPRVREAVERGLRDGTPFDLQCRFITALGNHRWVRVIGEPVREQGQIRALEGTIQDITERREMEENLRRSKEQAEAASRAKSEFLANMSHEIRTPLNGVLGMLQLLKRTALDAEQHDYVETADFSGHSLLNLINDILDLSRIEAGKLQLDEKPFALSELMQATVKTFQGQAAAKNLSLSLDLAPDLPARVIADEARLRQILFNLIGNAVKFTERGEVRVSLDRSCAQGTATEMPMQLHFEIADTGIGIAAEHRARIFEPFAQVDGSHSRRHQGSGLGLSIVKRLVELLGGRISLSSTPAVGTTVSVVIPCRALCEAPSATLTGQLTQGGALPGKGGRVLVAEDNPVNAVFITRVLGKWGYEVTHVHNGSEVMSALARDPYDLILMDVQMPSMDGLETTQRIRSGESGRNPRAIPIIALTAHAMKGDRERFLNLGMNGYLTKPVNLEDLRETLRRHAG; encoded by the coding sequence ATGCCCGAGTCCTTGAACGATCGTCAACTCTCCGAGCTGCGGGCCGAACTGCACCGCCTGCGCGCTGAGAATTCGCGCCTCTATCGCCAGCTACGCCACCAGGCGCCGCCCCAGCGCCATCCTCTGGAAGCCTTTGTGCGCGGCCTGCGCGGCTGGTTGTTTCAACTCTGCGTGCAGCCCGACCAAAGCTGCGAACTCCTGCTTATGCGCCCGCAGTTCTTCGATGCCCATCAGCAGCGCCGCCCCTTCAAGACCCGCAGCATCGAGGAGTTGCTGCGGCGCATCCATCCCGAGGACCGCGCGGCGACCCAGGCGGCCCTGGAAACTTCGGCGCGCGACCTAAGCCAGATATCCCTCAAGCACCGCTTGCTGGAAAACCGCGGCGAAGTCCGCTGGATGCACATCCTGGCGCAGCCCGAGCGCGGCACTCAGGGAGAAACCCTGTGGAACGGCATCGCCCTTGATATCTCCGAGCAAAAGCTCTCCGAGCGGCGTCTGAATTCCCTGTGGAATCTGGCGCGCATGGCGGACGCCGACTTTGAGACCCTGTGTGGGCTGGTCGTCGCTGAAGCCCAGGCCCTGACCGACAGCCCCTATGCCCTGTTCGGCCAGCTCGATGAGGAGGCCAGGGTGATGACCCTGCGCGCCTGGACGCCGCAAGCCTACCTTGGCCCCAGCCAGGACGAGCAACCGGCCCAGATCAGCATCGGTCAGGCCGGCTTGTGGGCCCGGCCCATTTCCTCGGGCAAGGCCTTGATTGTCAATGACTTCGACAGCCTGGAAGCCGGTCGGAGCAGTCTGCCTGATGGCCATGTGGCCATCCGCCGCCTGCTGTCGGTGCCGACCCTGCATCAGGGGCGCGTGGTGGCCATCACGGCGGTGGCCAACAAACTCTCTCCCTATACCGAGGAAGACGCACGTCAGATCGAGGCGTTTGTCGCCCACGTCATTAACACCCTGGAAAAACGCCGCGCCGAGCAGTCCCTGCGAAAAAACGAGAAGCTGCTCAACGCGGCGCAACGCATCAGCCGCATGGGGGGCTGGGAACTGGACGGCGCCACCCATCAGGTGACCTGGACCGCGGAGGTGGGACGCATTTTCGAACTGCCGCCCGGGGTGGTTCCCGACCTCTCCGGCGCCATCGGCCATTACCATCCCGAGGAACAGCCGCGCGTGCGCGAGGCGGTGGAACGGGGCCTGCGCGACGGAACACCCTTTGACCTGCAATGCCGATTCATCACCGCCCTGGGCAATCACCGTTGGGTTCGGGTCATCGGCGAGCCGGTTCGGGAACAGGGGCAGATTCGCGCCCTGGAGGGCACCATTCAGGACATCACCGAGCGCCGCGAAATGGAAGAGAACCTGCGCCGCTCCAAGGAGCAAGCCGAGGCCGCCAGCCGCGCCAAGAGCGAATTTCTCGCCAACATGAGCCACGAAATCCGCACGCCCCTCAACGGCGTGCTCGGCATGCTGCAACTGCTCAAGCGCACTGCGTTGGATGCCGAACAGCACGACTACGTTGAAACGGCGGATTTCTCCGGACACAGCCTGCTCAACCTGATCAACGACATCCTGGATCTCTCGCGCATCGAGGCCGGCAAACTGCAACTCGACGAAAAGCCCTTTGCGCTGTCCGAGTTGATGCAGGCCACGGTGAAAACCTTTCAAGGCCAGGCGGCAGCGAAAAACCTGTCCCTGAGCCTGGATCTGGCGCCCGATCTGCCCGCGCGGGTAATCGCCGACGAGGCACGCCTGCGCCAGATCCTGTTCAACCTCATCGGCAACGCCGTTAAATTCACCGAGCGGGGGGAGGTGCGGGTCAGCCTCGACCGGTCGTGCGCGCAGGGCACGGCGACCGAAATGCCCATGCAGCTGCATTTTGAGATCGCCGACACCGGCATCGGCATAGCCGCCGAGCACCGCGCGCGGATCTTCGAACCCTTCGCGCAGGTCGACGGATCCCACTCGCGCCGTCACCAGGGCTCAGGGTTGGGCCTCTCCATCGTCAAGCGCCTGGTGGAGCTTCTGGGCGGACGCATCAGCCTCTCCAGCACTCCCGCCGTCGGCACCACGGTCTCGGTCGTCATCCCCTGCCGGGCCCTATGCGAGGCGCCCTCGGCAACGCTCACCGGGCAGCTCACCCAAGGTGGCGCGCTGCCCGGAAAGGGCGGCCGGGTTCTGGTGGCCGAGGACAATCCAGTCAACGCGGTTTTCATCACCCGGGTTCTGGGCAAGTGGGGCTATGAGGTCACTCATGTCCATAACGGCAGCGAAGTGATGAGCGCCCTGGCGCGCGACCCTTATGACCTGATCCTCATGGACGTTCAGATGCCGTCCATGGACGGGCTGGAAACCACCCAGCGCATCCGCTCCGGAGAATCGGGACGCAACCCGCGCGCCATCCCCATCATCGCTCTGACCGCCCATGCCATGAAGGGCGACCGGGAACGCTTTCTCAATCTCGGCATGAACGGCTACCTGACCAAGCCCGTCAACCTCGAGGATCTGCGCGAAACCCTGCGCAGGCACGCCGGCTGA
- a CDS encoding bacteriohemerythrin: protein MKNVRLGVKLVGGFVLVGIIALVVGLVGVRGIVGLADDVHRIGEERLPAVQQLSAIKEAAQGSTIVHRSLLNPGLSPGEREALYAENARTRGVIAAAREAYEQLPRTAREKALYDEMMAAWRLRAEAVDHFTELSRRLDATGILDPVGLRADLEKFRGDHYRAAVMTQDLIHAQMGFEGGDDPTLCAFGRWLPNFTTTNPRLQDLLRQVRGVHDGFHQSVGRIKMLVQAGRLSEAQEHYRSHMMPAVETTLATFDEMLRVAQEASSIYREMNAQLLGPVQERSARTYELLDELIALTASGAQEAVAAADAEVHRSTLLALGGMATGVVLALALGLLLTRSLTKPLGQTLAMIEDLAAGRLGRRLSMERKDEIGRMGQAMDRFADNLEKEVLEAFERLADGDFTFEAQGLIREPLARANHSLNTLVGDLQQVAGQIASAGGEVADASASLSQGATEQASSLEEISASMHQMVAQTRQSAENARQADQLSSEAQSAAETGNQKMRAMTEAMGEISLAGQSISKIIKTIEEIAFQTNLLALNAAVEAARAGQHGKGFAVVAEEVRNLAARSAKAAQETAELIEGTVEKTSRGTQIADETARSLESIVGGVRKVSDLIGEIAAAANEQAEGFGQVNTGLAQIDQVTQQNTASAEQSAASAEELSAQAMQLKQMLGRFRLQGAAPTTMAQPRTQVRPPALPRAAAPAPSPAPGAVLMRWSDELSVGVAHLDRQHQQLVDMVNEMFAAMKTGQGDAVIGEILGRLVDYTQKHFFEEERLMKSHQFPDFEEHKAAHTHLVGQVADFQQKFKAGKVSVSSDLFNFLKGWLINHIQGEDKKYGPHLNDRGVF from the coding sequence ATGAAGAATGTTCGTTTGGGGGTGAAATTGGTTGGCGGGTTTGTCCTGGTTGGGATCATCGCCCTGGTCGTCGGGCTGGTGGGTGTGCGGGGCATCGTCGGCCTCGCGGATGACGTGCATCGGATCGGTGAAGAACGCCTGCCTGCCGTTCAGCAACTCTCCGCCATCAAGGAGGCCGCCCAGGGCTCGACCATTGTGCATCGCTCGCTGCTCAATCCCGGCCTGAGCCCTGGCGAGCGCGAGGCCCTATATGCCGAAAACGCGCGCACCCGCGGAGTGATTGCCGCGGCGCGCGAGGCCTACGAGCAACTGCCGCGCACCGCCCGGGAGAAGGCTCTGTACGACGAAATGATGGCCGCCTGGCGGCTGCGCGCCGAGGCGGTGGATCACTTCACCGAGCTGTCGCGGCGCCTCGATGCCACGGGTATTCTTGATCCGGTCGGTCTGCGTGCCGATCTGGAGAAGTTTCGCGGCGACCATTATCGCGCCGCCGTCATGACCCAGGATCTTATCCATGCCCAGATGGGTTTCGAGGGCGGCGACGATCCCACCCTGTGCGCCTTCGGCCGCTGGCTGCCCAATTTCACCACCACCAATCCGCGGCTGCAGGATCTGCTCCGGCAGGTGCGCGGCGTCCACGACGGCTTTCACCAATCGGTCGGGCGGATCAAGATGCTGGTCCAGGCCGGTCGTCTCAGCGAGGCCCAGGAGCATTATCGCAGCCACATGATGCCCGCGGTGGAAACCACCCTCGCTACGTTCGATGAGATGCTGCGGGTCGCCCAGGAGGCCTCGAGCATCTACCGGGAAATGAATGCCCAACTCCTGGGGCCGGTGCAGGAACGCAGCGCCCGCACCTACGAACTGCTCGATGAACTTATCGCCTTGACTGCCTCGGGCGCGCAAGAAGCGGTGGCCGCGGCGGATGCCGAGGTGCACCGATCCACGTTGCTGGCTTTGGGCGGGATGGCCACCGGAGTAGTACTGGCCCTGGCGCTTGGGCTGTTGTTGACCCGCAGTCTGACCAAGCCCCTGGGGCAGACCCTGGCGATGATCGAGGATCTGGCCGCCGGGCGTCTCGGCCGACGGCTGAGCATGGAGCGCAAGGACGAAATCGGGCGTATGGGCCAAGCCATGGACCGCTTTGCCGATAACCTGGAAAAGGAGGTGCTCGAGGCCTTTGAGCGCTTGGCCGACGGCGATTTCACCTTCGAGGCCCAGGGGCTGATTCGCGAGCCTTTGGCGCGTGCCAACCACAGCCTCAATACCCTGGTCGGAGACCTGCAGCAGGTGGCCGGCCAGATCGCAAGTGCCGGGGGCGAGGTCGCCGACGCCAGCGCCTCGCTTTCCCAGGGCGCCACCGAACAGGCCAGCTCCCTGGAGGAAATTTCCGCCTCCATGCACCAGATGGTCGCGCAGACCCGCCAGAGCGCCGAAAACGCCCGCCAGGCCGACCAGCTTTCCAGCGAGGCGCAGTCCGCCGCGGAGACCGGTAACCAGAAAATGCGCGCCATGACCGAGGCCATGGGCGAAATATCCCTGGCTGGACAGAGTATCTCCAAGATCATCAAGACCATCGAGGAGATTGCCTTTCAGACCAACCTGCTCGCCCTCAACGCCGCCGTGGAGGCGGCGCGCGCCGGGCAGCACGGCAAGGGCTTCGCGGTGGTGGCCGAGGAGGTGCGCAACCTGGCGGCGCGTAGCGCCAAGGCCGCGCAGGAGACGGCGGAACTGATCGAGGGCACCGTGGAGAAAACCAGCCGCGGCACGCAGATCGCCGATGAAACGGCTCGTTCCCTGGAGAGCATTGTCGGGGGCGTGCGCAAAGTATCCGATCTGATTGGCGAGATCGCCGCCGCCGCCAACGAGCAGGCCGAAGGGTTCGGCCAGGTCAATACGGGACTCGCGCAGATCGACCAGGTGACGCAGCAGAACACCGCCAGCGCCGAGCAGAGCGCAGCCAGCGCCGAGGAACTCTCGGCCCAGGCCATGCAGCTCAAGCAGATGCTCGGGCGTTTCCGCCTCCAGGGCGCCGCACCCACGACGATGGCACAACCTCGGACCCAGGTGCGCCCCCCGGCCCTGCCCAGGGCGGCGGCGCCTGCTCCGTCTCCGGCGCCGGGTGCCGTTTTGATGCGCTGGAGCGACGAATTGAGCGTCGGCGTCGCGCACCTGGATCGCCAGCACCAGCAATTGGTGGACATGGTCAACGAAATGTTCGCCGCCATGAAAACCGGCCAGGGCGATGCGGTTATCGGCGAGATTCTTGGGCGCCTGGTCGATTACACGCAGAAGCACTTCTTCGAGGAAGAGCGGCTGATGAAATCCCATCAGTTCCCTGATTTCGAGGAACACAAGGCGGCCCACACCCATCTGGTCGGCCAGGTAGCGGACTTCCAGCAGAAATTCAAGGCCGGCAAGGTATCGGTGTCGAGCGATCTGTTCAATTTTCTCAAGGGCTGGCTGATCAACCATATCCAGGGAGAGGATAAAAAGTACGGCCCCCACCTCAATGATCGAGGGGTTTTCTAG
- a CDS encoding putative bifunctional diguanylate cyclase/phosphodiesterase: MSTRLKLFFLITLALAGLHLFLFTASRVLLVPSAAPAGQQAPGPAHLKVDNFLGWNLLASLPAGVVLFIVTDRLLGVRRREQEREARFRAVIGQVNDAFFLVAPDGRLVDFNEQACALAGLSREALARKRWPDFLPTPCRESGCQGMVGNFSGLAPVHECSFQGVDGRLLPVEINAGPLEQDGQTLVFYLVRDISERRRAEAQLRQSEQRFRSIFEGASVGMCTLSPVGEILQVNQAAVRMLGYDAHELVGRRVHELTHPEDLAATETFYRHSTTRDQHFSYHKRYLRKDGEVVWGHASVAWVRDEQGEVQFGIGLLQDLTAHREAEQRAEQLSKFDKLTGLPNRDLFQQRLKLAVERLEAEGGSLAVLFLDLDRFKRINDTIGHPTGDEVLRQIARRLLEVPEAADTVARLGGDEFGLLLGGAQSAEEAGRLAQEILRRISQPLEVEEHVFEISASIGIAMLPMDGQDVESLLKNAEMAMYQTKSEGRNSYQFYSIEMHARAVYGQMLESHLLQALERGELDLHYQPQVSLSGQEVVGVEALMRWTSPALGKVPPDKFIPLAEESELILRLGEWALRTACRQAKAWQEAGLEGLRMAVNVSGRQFRQPGFAELVSGILAETGLAPRCLEIELTESCLVDNPREVQTILHRLRYLGIQVAVDDFGTGYSSLSYLKLFPLDRIKIDRSFVRDIDNDPDDAAIASAIIAMAHSLGMQVIAEGVETQSQLDFLGGRGCEEVQGFLYSRPLPAAELTGFLHDRRPQACGEARRAG, encoded by the coding sequence ATGAGCACGCGGTTAAAACTTTTTTTTCTGATTACCCTCGCCCTGGCCGGCCTGCATCTGTTTTTGTTCACGGCTTCACGGGTGCTGCTGGTGCCGTCCGCTGCTCCCGCGGGGCAGCAAGCGCCTGGCCCCGCCCACCTCAAGGTTGATAATTTCCTGGGCTGGAATCTGCTGGCGAGCCTGCCCGCCGGAGTGGTGCTGTTCATTGTTACCGATCGCTTGCTCGGGGTGCGGCGGCGTGAGCAGGAGCGCGAAGCGCGCTTTCGCGCCGTGATTGGCCAGGTCAACGACGCATTTTTTCTGGTCGCCCCCGATGGGCGCCTGGTTGACTTCAACGAGCAGGCCTGCGCCCTGGCCGGTTTGTCCCGCGAGGCCCTGGCGCGCAAACGTTGGCCCGACTTCTTGCCTACGCCGTGCCGCGAAAGCGGCTGCCAAGGCATGGTGGGCAATTTCTCCGGCCTGGCGCCGGTGCATGAATGCTCTTTCCAGGGCGTCGACGGGCGCCTGCTGCCGGTGGAGATCAATGCCGGCCCTCTGGAACAGGATGGCCAGACGCTGGTCTTTTACCTGGTGCGCGACATCTCCGAGCGCCGCCGCGCCGAGGCCCAGTTGCGACAGAGTGAACAGCGCTTTCGCTCCATCTTCGAGGGCGCCTCGGTGGGTATGTGCACCCTTTCACCGGTGGGAGAGATCCTGCAGGTCAACCAGGCCGCGGTGCGCATGCTCGGATACGATGCGCACGAGCTGGTGGGGCGCAGGGTCCATGAGCTGACCCATCCCGAGGATCTGGCTGCCACCGAAACCTTTTACCGCCACAGTACCACCCGCGACCAGCACTTCAGCTACCACAAACGTTATCTGCGCAAGGACGGCGAGGTGGTCTGGGGCCATGCCTCGGTGGCCTGGGTCAGGGACGAGCAGGGCGAGGTGCAGTTCGGCATCGGCCTGCTGCAGGATCTGACCGCCCATCGCGAGGCCGAGCAGCGCGCCGAGCAGTTGTCCAAGTTCGACAAGCTCACCGGGCTGCCCAATCGCGACCTGTTCCAGCAGCGCCTGAAACTCGCGGTGGAGCGGCTCGAGGCCGAGGGCGGCAGCCTGGCGGTGCTGTTTCTCGACCTGGATCGCTTCAAGCGCATCAACGACACCATCGGCCACCCCACCGGCGACGAGGTCTTGCGTCAAATCGCCCGACGGCTGCTGGAGGTGCCCGAGGCCGCGGACACCGTGGCGCGCCTGGGCGGCGACGAATTCGGCCTGCTGCTCGGCGGCGCGCAGTCGGCCGAGGAGGCGGGGCGCCTGGCGCAGGAGATCCTGCGACGGATTTCTCAGCCCCTGGAAGTCGAGGAGCATGTCTTCGAAATCAGCGCCAGCATCGGCATCGCCATGCTGCCCATGGACGGCCAGGATGTGGAAAGCCTGCTCAAGAACGCCGAGATGGCCATGTATCAGACCAAGAGTGAGGGGCGCAACAGCTACCAATTCTATTCCATCGAGATGCATGCCCGGGCGGTTTACGGGCAGATGCTCGAATCGCATCTTCTGCAGGCCCTGGAGCGCGGCGAACTCGACCTGCATTACCAGCCCCAGGTGTCCCTGTCCGGCCAGGAGGTGGTGGGGGTGGAAGCCCTGATGCGCTGGACCAGTCCGGCCTTGGGCAAGGTGCCGCCGGACAAGTTCATTCCCCTGGCCGAGGAGAGCGAGCTGATTCTGCGCCTCGGCGAGTGGGCCCTGCGCACCGCCTGCCGCCAGGCCAAGGCGTGGCAGGAGGCGGGCCTGGAGGGCCTGCGCATGGCGGTCAACGTTTCCGGGCGTCAGTTCCGTCAGCCGGGCTTCGCGGAGCTGGTCTCGGGGATTTTGGCGGAAACGGGGCTGGCACCTCGGTGCCTGGAAATCGAATTGACCGAGAGCTGCCTGGTCGACAATCCCCGCGAGGTGCAGACCATCCTTCATCGCCTGCGCTATCTCGGAATTCAGGTGGCGGTCGATGACTTCGGAACCGGCTATTCATCCCTGAGCTATCTCAAGCTCTTTCCCCTGGATCGCATCAAGATCGATCGCTCCTTCGTGCGTGACATCGACAACGACCCCGATGATGCCGCCATCGCCTCGGCGATCATCGCCATGGCCCATTCCCTGGGCATGCAGGTAATCGCCGAAGGGGTGGAAACCCAAAGCCAGCTCGATTTTCTCGGCGGCCGCGGTTGCGAGGAGGTGCAGGGCTTTTTATACAGCCGCCCCCTGCCTGCCGCGGAGCTGACCGGCTTTTTGCACGACCGGCGGCCGCAAGCATGCGGCGAAGCACGCCGCGCCGGGTAG